GTATTAAGGAACCAAATACTTACTTCCAATGCCGCGTTACAGATAACCCGGTACCCAGTAAATGACACTTACAATTAAATCAGTAAGCCACGTAATTACTACCTAAACAAatagcaataacaataaatattcatgACTAGATAAGACAATAGGGGGCGTGGAAAACACAAATATTTCGTACAAACATTTAGCACTGTTTTCTAATTTCTAAATTCTGTGGAAAGTGTCGATGGCCAAATAATAAAAGGAGGTTTATGATTTATGtccttactagcttccgcccgtagcttcgcccgcgtagagttcggttatatcgcgtttccaagagaattcttcaaaagtccttgataaaaactatcctatgttctttctcaaggttaaCCCtgtctctgtaccaaattttattaatatcagttcattggtttagacgtgaaagcgtaacagacagacagacagatagatttactttcgcatttataacattagtagggatttaatttacttttacttcAGTTTCTTTATGAGTCTACCTTATAGAAGACGTATTTTTCGGGATGATAATCAACTACCTTTAAGATCATATATAACTACAGGCGTTAGGATATTTAAAAAGTCTCAAAATTGCTGTATTGGTATTTTTTCCgaaaacagaataaaaaaaaggaTCCAAAACGAAAACACTGATGAATttccttgttatttttttaatgcgcAGTTTGTGACGTATGTTAGATAATGTTGATAAAGTAGCATCTCAGTTTGCTTtgagatttgtttgtttgtttgcgtgAAGCACACACATCCGTCAACGAAAAGATGATAAGAGTATTAATTACTTGGTCAACATTTCAGAGAGAGGGTGTGTCTTGTTTACTATACTGCTGGTATAAACAAttttcgttttttattattgagCTGAGGTTTTCACTTTACATAATAATGGTGGGTAGCACCAAGTAAATAGGTAACAATGATAGTACCAAAATCTTACCAGCCTAATTGGTCAAATCGCCAATTTGATTTTTCTGAGTATCATTATAGTTTCACGGTGCTTGCTAACCACTCTAATTCCAAGCATGTAAGTAGCCAGTATCTggcagctgtatccggttagactggtagccgacagAAAAGGCTGGGAAGATGTATTAGGTTACACAACCGTACACCACAACATCCCAGCACTTATTAAAAGCAAATAGGCAAAACACATGAACGAATGAATATCGCTAAcatctaaatatttattccagCATCACTAGCCTACAAAGTGGGCAAGGACATGATCTCGTTGGCGGAAGGTATGCCGAATGAGCAGGTGTTCCCTTACAAGAGGCTGGCTCTAGACACGCGGTTCTCAAGCCTGGTGCTGGAAGGGAAGGAACTTGCTGCCGCATTGCAGTATTTGCCGTCACAGGGGTTAGTAAAAGCTGGTATTCTTTAGCCTATGAGTActctgcaaactaaacagtcggtagACCGTTGGCCTGGTGgctgaaaaaaaagaaactccAAAGAAACCTCTGCTCAGTTTGATTCCTAAAAGCAAGAGTTCGAGTATCACGAAATAGTTTGTCACGATGTTCGTGAGAAGTGGATGATGGaggatgattattttttaaagatctcTTCACTTCTTCCTACATACGTACATATACGTAGGTGTATAACGTCGACGACGTCATAATGCCGAGCTGCAGTGCTGACGGTCCCGGGTTCGGTTCCCGGcacggtcaacatttgtgtgatgaacaTACTTGTTGGCTTTGGTCTATGTGttatactatgtatttatatgtaaaaGTGTAAAGTATATGTTTctatttatcagttgtgttagcatccaaaacacaagctaataaataccatggggctaaccgaccgtatGTGAGGGTAtcgcaatattaaaaaataataactgtgtAGGTATACACTATTCTATATACTTTCAGGCTACCAGCATTACTGTCAGAACTCCGCAAGTTCCAATCAGAGGCTCATCGTCCACCAGAGTTGCCGCGAGACATCCTCGTGACGAACGGGTCGCAGCATGGCATCTACCAATGCGTGGAACTACTGCTGGAGCCGGGAGATCCTGTCCTTACCAGCGAGTTCGCTTATACTGGCTTTCATGGCGCTGTGAGTATTTTTGAGCAATTTTTACAGTGGAAAGCGGGGGTTATCGTTCCTACAGTTTTAGAATAAGTAATTATGTATAGGTTGCCGGCATAGTCTtattactacttataacttcctcgttggtctagctgttgaGCTCTATTCCCGGGTCGGATCCAAATCGTTTTGTGGATATTAGAAACTCTCTCAAGTCTCAAAGTAGCCCGTGGCTCGGAAGTTAGTGATGGATTCACCCATGCAtaggagagcacgttaatgtcagtCCCGCTTGTGATTTCTTTATGTCTAATTAATGTcatataaaatacacaaaaacaattaaataaataaataataaatctttattaggcaGTCCAAAGTTTACAGTGTATTTCTTATCTAACTTGACTTGTTCAACTTTCCTTCCAGCTCAGGCCGTACCAGCCCGAAATTTTGGGGATCCCAGAAGATAAAGATGGTATGCTACCAGAGACTTTAGACTCAGTCCTTGCTGACCGGCTCCGACGAGGTCTGAAGATGCCGAAGATGCTATACATCACACCTACGGGAAGTAATCCCACTGGGACAGTTCTTCCTGAGGATAGAAGGAGACGGATCTATGAGCTGGCCTGCAAATATGACTTCTTGATCGTGGAAGACGatccttatatatttttgaattattcTGACGTGAGTATTTTGAGCATTTATGAAGATTTAAGCAAGATATACCACTACAAGAAGGAGTTTAATGTAAACAAATAGTAAAAGTATGGTAGACAAacgattgttttaaaaatatgttttagttacatatAACATATCAGAAAATCAAACACTAGGTAATTAGTTGAAGTTTTCATGCGAATATTAATAATAAGATATTACTGACTGGCTGTTTTTCCGCAGTTTTACCCGCgttccgtgagaactactgaccgtatccggataaaatatagcccaataTCCTCGAGCTTTACGAaagtgaatgaatttttcaaatcagtataGTTTTAGTCTCCGATCAAATAATTCTTTGATCTGAGGTTTTAGTTAAGTaattactagcgacccgctccggttTCGCACGGGATAACCGTATTTCCCGTACGTACCaacgttgcgtagttttaaagagttAAGGATACGTAGGGATATATTGatagagaaagcgactttgttttatactactaGTATGTAGTGATGCTACTTTGGAAGAATGTAGTTATTCaacagtgaatgaattttttaaatcggttttgTAGTTTAGTAGTGCGAGACCGTTAGTTAATCAAACCCTTTGCCCCATTTCAGCATAACGTTCCATCATTCCTATCCATGGACACGTGCGGTCGCGTGCTACGTCTAGACTCCGTGTCGAAGGTGGTCAGCGCTGGTCTGCGAGGAGCCTGGATAACTGCCCCCAAGCCACTGCTGGAGAGGTTGGAACTGCACTCCCAGGTTGAACTGTTGCACTCCTGTACTTTGAGTCAGGTGAGGTGAATTGTCAAGTTTCATTAGACGTTCCAAAACTACTGATTTGGTTAAActaaaaatagtaaatatagcttatataccatgcttaaggcgacgaattggtcaacaataattccataaccggcacgcgcatctaaggcgccaaaaggggtcggagcgtctgagcggggcgaggattacaataggcgcgctagcttataactaaaagtcgtaagcgacaaaatggttttgtaattttattatttagaaatgataatttaataaaaattctttctacaattttaaagagtatgtatatactcaactactaaaaaagttaagaggcttaaatcggtcccgtttgcccataatatgtgaatctctttttaaaaagaggtatgtttgatatatttttctctgttataaaagttacctaatcatgtttctacgtctaacaaaataaggtttatatcatgaactttcaggtaaccaagttgtattttgatccgttttgtatttactgagaaaaattgagatccttggcgccaaaaattccaattcgtcctcttaaacaTATAACTTGAACTTCAGAACAACACATCGTTTAAGatttatttgggaaaaggcaagCAGATGATGAGAACTAGCATGTTCTGAAAATGTATAGTTTGACCAGTAGTCACGTGTTCTTACTACTTAGTTGTCATTTCTCAAGTTCAAAATACGGAGATCCTTAAGCTATCGTTGTTTATACTTATATTTAGTACTAACTTAATTATCTTGGACAAAGtataagcattgccatccagggtggcaatgctgccagccttttgggcacgtaCTAGGTAGACAGAGAATAGGAGTATTTTGATGCTTTTTAGTTTAGTGCAAATTTctcttttattatatacttttttgtaaataactcTGTGCTTATtgttctaatttaaaaaaaaaatctttccagGCGATACTCTTAGAACTGGTAAAAAACCGCAAATCCTTCGCGTCCCACCTGACATTCGCTCGTGACTTTTACAAGCAACGCCGGGACGCGCTACATAGTGCACTGAAGCCTCTTCAACGTCTAGCGCCCTTCGAGTATCCTACCGCTGGCCTGTACTTCTGGCTGAGAGTCAATGGCGTTGATGATGTTTATAATATGGTAAGAATATTTATATCTCTACTTGTGACCCGCcgcggcttcgcacgggtgctggacgttattacaatatttaaccTACCTTCCTTTTCAATCACTTTATGGtctatctaataaaaaaaccgcatctaAATACGTTGCGTAGTTtaaaagatttaagcatacgaTAAGGGATAGGTATAGGGACAGACCACAGGACAGACAAAGACTTTGTTTTGTTCTATGCAgtgatatatcgggtgtgtcgttcataatcacattaaattaaatgcgttaatatactggttaatatatgtcgattaacacaaagataaaagaaaaatacgtacaaataaaaaaatgtttttttcaaacaaagtaaatggaataaatatgtgcaaaaattagaacaccatataaatgtcagtcattacaaacaactgaaattgtcccttgaaaactgacagctgtcaactgatcaaaacatacgatactcctaactttatctctgctttacacatgatgttgtaaattataaaaacggaaaatgactcctgtggttaaaccactgaatggattaggttattttttttacaattcgccatagaatatcataaagtatatgcgataggatttaatgtgattgtgaacgacacacccgatatatcaaATTAAGTCACATTTCGTTGTAATTTACAATACAAGAACAGGCTCACCTATCCAAACCAGATTTGTTCGGACTATTTAGTGGATGGTTAAATGTGAAGTTTGCATAAAATCGGTTTTTGAGCAAAACATCAAATTCTAGttctttaatttataatttcatttttcatcTAAGAATCTTGCTGCTTCAGTAATTcaggtttatttaattaaattttcccTTTATTTCCAGGTATTCCACACAGCTTTCGAGCGTGGGCTCATGTTGGTACCTGGTCAAGCATTTTTATACGATACTAGCGCCCCCTGTCCATATCTGCGGTTAACGTTTAGCAAGATTCGAGTCGAAGATATGGACGCGGCCGTGAGCACGCTAGCTGACGTAATCCGCTATGAACAACAGCGAGCCGAACAGAAACCAAAAAGAGTCGCTACTGAaggatagatggcgctgttttaAGTTTATATTCACTCAGAATATTAGTCGTTGTttttagttattaaattaaggtgatcttcacactgccccgcatcacgctgcatcttgcgtgtcgacgcacctacgcgcgtccctgcgggagtgcagatctgcatcatcgtgcgggtttttcacgcactcacgcgagtaggtgcgttttgtaaattcacgcacagcgagttccattttcaaatatacacgtcacgcccattcaaaatcacgcgcggcattgcgggattcagtgtgccataccttgcgtctcgccccgcacctacgcgcgggggtgcgtgtttctccgcatgtatgtgcgtgatccgcatgaacgcgcgtggatgcattttcagtgtgttggactatgcgtgttttccatacaaacggagatatttccatacaacggaaaaaaaacgcatccacgcactacgctgcatcatgcggggcagtgtgataatcgcctaagatttttaatagtaaaaataccaaaaaaaatcaACGTATTTTACGTCACAAATCTAGAGGAgaataaggtgatcttcacactgccccgcatcacgctgcatcttgcgtgtcgacgcacctacgcgcgttcctgcgggagtgcagatctgcatcatcgtgcgggtttttcacgcactcacgcgcgtaggtgcgttttgtaaattcacgcacagcgagttccattttcaaatatacacgtcacgcccattcaaaatcacgcgcggcattgcgggattcagtgtgccataccttgcgtctcgccccgcacctacgcgcgggggtgcgtgtttctccgcatgtatgtgcgtgatccgcatgaacgcgcgtggatgcattttcagtgtgttggactatgcgtgttttccatacaaacggagatatttccatacaacggaaaaaaacgcatccacgcactacgctgcatcatgcggggcagtgtgataatcgccttatttGTATTGGCATTTACTAAACTGTCATCAACTCAATTAAATGTCTTatagttaatttaaaatatcaaattaatgtaggtaagtaatattaatataaaacgaTGTGAGTttagataaaataatgtatttattgtgATGAGCAAAGTGTAATATTTATCTCGTAACTACTACTACTTAATTAATTCTTAAgataaaaaaagtgttttataatttattttaagtctCTTTATAGTAAACGATTTACTAAGtacgtaatataattaaataatgtaaaaatacttaaactatattttcttaaaatgtacttacgtaattaattaaacatggtGCAGCTACTGGTCGCTAGATGTCGCAGCGTGCgacgttttatttaaaatatcatgAATAGGAGCCGATGCTGTAAATAAGATAAACAGAacttttgttaataaaaggaattaaaattatcattCGTATCATTTCTTCAAAGGATTATTTTTAGAAGGATTTTATACTTTAGGATTCGATATAAACTTTACCTTAGTCTCGGACAAAGTTAATGCTCTAACTAAACCctttttgataagatttttaCTTCTATAAGAAGATGGTTTGATTTTAACTACTATACTAAATAGAATACTAACTAGTATACCTAAAAacgtagatataaataaaaattcaaaatcaataacTATCTGGCTTGAGCTTTGACGGCAAAATGTTTGCATAGGTCTTAAGAGTCAGAAATTAAGGTACGTTGTGCCTAACATTACTTCTTCTAGGCAGGTACATTCTTAgtcctaagtacctatttaattatcATGTCCTTGACAATGCTAGTGACCATACTTTAAGGAAAACCTGCAAAATACCAAGACCAATGTGCATTTATCTTCGGCACAGAGCATTCCGTGAGAATATTATTGTACTTTAAcccaactatatttttttacgtgcACGCTCACCCTGGTCTTGAAAATACTTAATACGGACTGATTTCAGGACAATAAATGCAAATGCAAAAATCGtcgtattgttattattttacatctatacctactcaaaaaactcaaaaaactcaattttttttatttcaaataggcctataaaagctctttcgacACGTCAAAGTTATGTGCACGGTttcaaagagttggtctcatggagaagaaccggcaagaaactccatggacactctttttaaagaaaataaaattaattacatatttcatacagttttctatcta
This genomic window from Helicoverpa zea isolate HzStark_Cry1AcR chromosome 24, ilHelZeax1.1, whole genome shotgun sequence contains:
- the LOC124642315 gene encoding kynurenine/alpha-aminoadipate aminotransferase, mitochondrial; protein product: MFVTSKFGKVNGDLAKRLFEARSVTLLQKKQFSQKDVNVDDFFKFYNESGQFEDRYKPLKDRDYDRFLSTRASRREPSLTRQMTSLAYKVGKDMISLAEGMPNEQVFPYKRLALDTRFSSLVLEGKELAAALQYLPSQGLPALLSELRKFQSEAHRPPELPRDILVTNGSQHGIYQCVELLLEPGDPVLTSEFAYTGFHGALRPYQPEILGIPEDKDGMLPETLDSVLADRLRRGLKMPKMLYITPTGSNPTGTVLPEDRRRRIYELACKYDFLIVEDDPYIFLNYSDHNVPSFLSMDTCGRVLRLDSVSKVVSAGLRGAWITAPKPLLERLELHSQVELLHSCTLSQAILLELVKNRKSFASHLTFARDFYKQRRDALHSALKPLQRLAPFEYPTAGLYFWLRVNGVDDVYNMVFHTAFERGLMLVPGQAFLYDTSAPCPYLRLTFSKIRVEDMDAAVSTLADVIRYEQQRAEQKPKRVATEG